The Oleiphilus messinensis DNA segment TGCCAGCACCAGCGGTAGCTGCTACAACAGTCAACGCCGCACAAAGTTTTCTGAATTTCATTTGAATCTCCCATGATGGACTAGATATCGGGTTTAGCAGAATTAGATCCACTCAAGGTGTCAGTTAATAAGCAAACAACCTCACGAGTGGTCACTCACACAAACACGATCAAAGTAACGCCTACCCACTAAGCGGTTCTGCAGGGACGATACCGAACCAACAGAGCACTTTGAACAATAATTTTGCAGGAGTGAAACGCGGTCAAACGCCAAGCCACTGAGCGGACTTTAAAACAGTTTTATTACATTTATGTGACAAATGACTAAATTTTCATTTTTGCTATGTGCATCACTAAGACACACCTATGCCCATAAATACAGTCGAGTACGCCCTATTTAAGTGCAAATCACTAATGTAGGCTCAGGATGATATACTCTGAATATTGTCATTTCGTTTACAAAATTAAGACACCCAAAATAACAGGAATTTTCCCACCATGATTGGCCAACGTGTCCTTCATTATTTAGACCGGTTTACCGAGGCTACTGGTACGACTTTGGTCTGGCTGAACGTACTATTGGTTATAAGCATGTGCCTGGTCGTAATGCTACGCTATGTGTTCAACCATTCATCCATCCCGTTGCAGGAAGCAACGATGTACTTACACGGTACATTATTTATGCTGGGAGCGGCATACACCCTCAAACACAACGAACATGTAAGGGTTGATATTCTCTATCAACGCTTTTCAGCCAAAGGTAAAGCGATCGTCAACTGCCTCGGTACAGTCATTCTATTGCTGCCCATGCTCCTTTTTATCCTGATTTACAGCTGGCCCTATGTCACTGCCTCCTGGGATATACTGGAAACCTCTCAAGAGGCCAATGGACTGCCCTTGGTTTTTGTGCTCAAGTCCCTGATTCCGGCAATGGTCGTACTATTGTTAATCCAGGCCATTGCTGAAATCATCCGTAACTTATCCACAATTTTTGCGGCGACCTCTACAACGACGACCACGACGCCTACAAATACAGCATCCAAAACAACAGCGTCCACCTTTAAAGATTAAGGCCTGACACTCATGATCGAATACATTCCCCTGTTTATGTTTGCCGCAGTATGTGTGGTATTGCTAATGGGGTACCCAGTGGCATTCTCACTGGCCGGAACTGCACTCTTTTTTGCCTTCGGTGGCATACTCGCCGGAATCTTTGACCCGTCCTATCTCAATGCAACCCCGAGCCGTTTGTATGGCTTGATAACCAATCAAACGCTGATTGCTGTGCCCCTTTTTGTGTTTATGGGATGCATGCTGCAGCAATCAAAAATTGCAGAGAATCTGCTGGAAAGCATGGCGCAGGTCTTTGGTCGCGTCCGGGGCGGGCTTGGCATTTCCGTCGCGATTGTCGGTGCCTTGCTTGCCGCCTCGACCGGAATCGTCGGGGCAACAGTGGTCACCATGGGCCTGATCTCTCTCCCGACCATGTTAAAAAAAGGCTACTCTCCGGCTATCGCCACCGGAACCATTTGTGCAACCGGAACCCTGGGGCAAATTATTCCGCCTTCTATTGCGCTCGTTTTGCTCGGTGACGTGCTTTCCAGCGCCTATCAACAGGCACAGCAAAATCAGGGTATTTTCAGCCCCGACACGGTCTCGGTCGGTGACCTGTTTGTTGGCGCAATGATACCGGGCCTGATACTGGTTATTTTGTATATGCTCTATCTACTTTCGGTTGCCTGGTTCCGCCCCGACCTCATCCCCCACGGTTCAACAGAAACCAGCAGCGAACCGCAAGCGCCCAAAAGCATATTACGAGATCTGACACCTGCACTGCTGTTGATTGTCACGGTTCTCGGTTCGATTTTATCCGGCATCGCCACACCAACCGAAGC contains these protein-coding regions:
- a CDS encoding TRAP transporter small permease subunit — translated: MIGQRVLHYLDRFTEATGTTLVWLNVLLVISMCLVVMLRYVFNHSSIPLQEATMYLHGTLFMLGAAYTLKHNEHVRVDILYQRFSAKGKAIVNCLGTVILLLPMLLFILIYSWPYVTASWDILETSQEANGLPLVFVLKSLIPAMVVLLLIQAIAEIIRNLSTIFAATSTTTTTTPTNTASKTTASTFKD
- a CDS encoding TRAP transporter large permease, giving the protein MIEYIPLFMFAAVCVVLLMGYPVAFSLAGTALFFAFGGILAGIFDPSYLNATPSRLYGLITNQTLIAVPLFVFMGCMLQQSKIAENLLESMAQVFGRVRGGLGISVAIVGALLAASTGIVGATVVTMGLISLPTMLKKGYSPAIATGTICATGTLGQIIPPSIALVLLGDVLSSAYQQAQQNQGIFSPDTVSVGDLFVGAMIPGLILVILYMLYLLSVAWFRPDLIPHGSTETSSEPQAPKSILRDLTPALLLIVTVLGSILSGIATPTEAAGVGALGALLLAGARRQLTGTVLRDVCQSTTKVTCMVFMILIGATLFSLVFRAYNGDELIQHIFSQMPGGEITAIIVVMLVIFLLGFILDFIEITFVVVPIVAPVLLMMDINPVWLGIMIALNLQTSFLTPPFGFSLFYLRGVAPDHIKTTQIYKGVAPFIGIQLLMLIILSLWPGLATWLPDIVY